Sequence from the Lujinxingia vulgaris genome:
GCGTGGCGCTCGGTGACGTCGCGCAGGATCAGGACGTAGCGTGCGCGTGAGCTCTCACCCAGCACGCCCAGCGCGACCTCGATCGGGAAGAGCTCCCCACCACGGCGACCCTCCAACTCCGTGGCCTCCCGCAACTCGCCAGATTTCGCCGACTCGATGAGGCGAGTGGCGGTGAGGGCGGGGACCAGGTCCTGGATGGGGGTGGAGGGGAGCGAGCGCAGGTCAACGCCGAAGATGCGGGCGCTGGCGGGGTTTCCGGCCTCGATCTCGCCATTGGCGTTGATGGCCAGGATGGGGTCGGGGGCGGTCTCGACCACCGCGCGGGTCTCGGCCTCGCGCTCTTTGACGTTGGCGATCAGCCAGTCCTGGAGGCGATCTTTGAAGACGAACATCGCGAACACCACGCTTCCCAGGCCGACCATCTCGATGAGGCGGCGGGCCTCGTCGTTTTCGCCGCCGATGATGCGGCCGAAGGGAAAGCCGCCGATGTCGGCGGCGAAGACCGCCACCCAGGTGATGAGCGTGAGCGCCATCCAGCCCATCGCCGTGCGCGCGCCGAAGAAGAGGAGGGCGAACATCGGGACGAGCGCCATCCAGCTGAGCGCGGCGGCCTTGATGCCCCCCGAGACAAAGACCAGGCCTAAGATCAGCGCGTAGAAGGGGATGAGGATGAGGTTTCCGGCCACGCTCATGTTGCGTGTGGCGCGCAGCGCGAAGGGGGCCAGGGCCACGCAGAGGGTGGCGGCGACCACCGCCAGCGCGATGGGAAGAGAGCGCAGCGTGGCGTAGGAGAAGATCGTGGTGATCGGCCCCCAGATCACCATGAAGATCACCGTCTTGATGGCGAGCTCGGCGCGTTTTTTCTCAATGTCCTGCCCGCCGCCGAAGTCGGCGGGGATGAAATAGTCGACTGCTCTCTGAAACATAGTGCAAGCCCTGGGTCGAGCACCGCCTTCAGGCAAACGCTCGTGGCGATGGAAAAAGCTCGGTCGGACCTTTAGAGCGTGTCGACGACCGGGCGCGGGGTGTGGCGACGCACCATCTGGCGGAGCTCGTCGAGGAGGCGATCGCGGTCGTTTCCGCCCTTCTCGATGATGGCGTTAACGCCCTGGCGAAGTCGGGTGCGGTCCTCTTCGGTGAGCTCTTTGGCGGTGACGACCACCACCGGGATATGACGATGGGCCTCATCCTGTCGCAGCTTATGGAGAAACTCAAAGCCGTCCATTTTTGGCATCATCAGGTCGAGGAGGATGAGCCGGGGGCTGTGATCTTCGAGGCGCTCGAGGCCCTCCAGGCCGTTTGTGGCCTCGATCACCTGCCAGCCCTCGTTGTGAAGCACGCGGCGCATCAGCGCGCGGGTGGGCTCGTCGTCTTCGACAATAAGGATGGGGTGCTCGTCGGGAAGGTCGGCGTCGCGGTAGGCGTGCAGGATCTCCAGCAGGGCGTCGCGCTCCACGGGCTTCATCAGGTAGTGGTCGGCGCCCAGCGCGTAGCCGCGGGCGGCCTCGGAGACCATCGTGATCATGATGACCGGGATCTGGCTGAGCTCCGGGTGGGCCTTGAGCCGGGAGAGGGCGGTCCAGCCGTCCATCTGGGGCATCATCACATCCAGGGTAATGGCGTCGGGGCGAAGCTGCTCGGCGAGCAGCAGGGCCTCGGTGCCGCTGGCGGCGGTGACGACCTCGTAGCCATCGCGCTCCAGGATGCGGCGGAAGAGGTCGCGTACCGTCGGGTCGTCGTCGACGACCAGCACCAGGCCCGATTCGCCGATGGCCGGGAGGTTGGAGAGGGTGTGGCCGCTGCCGGTGAAGGTGGCTTGGGCGACCGGAGAGGAGTCGACAAGGGTCGAGTAGGGGGTCTCAGCCTCGTCGTCACTGCCCAGATCCATGGCCAGGCGCACGGTGAAGGTCGTGCCCTGACCGACCTGGCTCTCCACCTCGATGGTGCCGCCCAGCAGGCTCGCAAAGTGGCGGGTGATGGTCAGACCGAGGCCCGTGCCGCCGAACTCGCGGGTGGTGGAGGCGTCGGCCTGGGTGAAGGCCTCAAAGATGCTGGCGAGCTGCTCGGGGCTCATGCCCATGCCGGTGTCGCGCACGGCCATGACGATGTGCTGGTTCTCCTCGTCGGGGCGCACGTCCACGGTGACCTGGCCGGAGTGGGTGAATTTGCAGGCGTTGGACAGGAGGTTAAACGCGATCTGGCGCACCTTGGTGGGGTCGGTGCGCACGAAACGGATCGCGTCTTCATCCATATCGAGGGTGACCTGGTTGCCGTTTTTCTGGGCCAGGGGAAGCACCGTGGCGGTCACATCGCGCAGGAGGGCGGCCAGATCGAAGAGCTCGATATGGGTGGTCATCTTGCCGGCCTCGATCTTTGAGAGATCGAGGATGTCGTTGATGACCGCCAGCAGGTGTTTGCCGGCGCCGCGGATGTGGTTGAGGTCGGGCACAAAGGGCTCAACGACCTCGCGCACCGCCGGGTTCTCGTCGCCGGTGAGCTCGATCTCCTCAAGAATCATCTCGGAGTAGCCGATGACGGCGTTGAGCGGGGTGCGAAGCTCGTGGCTCATATTGGCCAGAAACGCGCTCTTGGCGCGGCTGGCGTCCAGGGCCTCGTCGCGGGCTTGCTGAAGGGCCTGCTGGGCGGCCTTGCGATCGGTGATATCGCGCAGCACGAGCACGTGGTGCAGCGCACCCTCTTCTTCAAAACTTCCCAACGCGAGCTCCAGGGGAAACTCCTGGCCCCGGCGCAGGGCGGTGTGCTCGTGGTTGACGTTGTCGTCGTCAGCGCGGTGGCGCGCCAGGCTCTTCGCGTCCAGCGAGGGGATGAGCGCGGCGACGGGCTCCCCCTGCAACGCGGCCTCCGAGGTGCCAAAGATGCGGGCGGCCGCGGCGTTGGCGTCGAGCACCCGACCGCGGGCATCCAGCGTCAAGATGGCGTCGGGCGCCGTCTCCACCACCGCGCGGGTGCGGGCCTGCTGGCGGTTGAGCGCGCTCACCAGCCAGTCCTGGAGGCGATCTTTGAACATAAAAATGCCAAAGACCATCGAGCCCACTCCAATAAGCTCCAGCGCGCGGTTGCCCAGCGGGCTGCCGCCGGCGATCGAGGGCCCAAAGCCCGGCCCGAAGCTTTCGTAGGAGATAAAGGCCGTCCAGATCAGCATGACCACGCCCATCCAGACATAGGCGTGGCGTTTGGTCTGCAGCACCAGCGAGAGCAAGGGCACGATGATAAGCCAGGTCAGCGCGGTGGCCATCGGGCCGCCGGTGAACGTGGCCACCGCCAGAATCAGCAGCATGCAGGGCAGAAGCACAAAATAGCCCGTCAACGCCAGCCGGCCGGTGCGCTTGAGCACCCAGGCCCCCGAAAAGGTCATCGAGGAGCCCCCCACAATCAGCGCCAGCATCGTCAGGTTGTCCATGACGGTGTAGGCAAAGATCGCGGTAAGGACCCCCCAGAAGGCCATAAAGAGGATGATGGAGATCGCCGCCTCGGCGAGTCGGCGCTCGACGCCGTCTTCGAGGAGGCGGGCGGGGATGAAGTAGTGGATGAGTTTTTTCATAAGTTTTTCGTTTAGGGATCCGCCCCAGGTTGTGTGTGCCGAGCGCATCAGGAGGAGGTCGGGGTGCGCGTGTGGTTATGTGGTTGTGTGGTTAGGTGGTTGTGGGGCCTGGGGGGTGTGCGGGGTGGGTCGATTCGTGAGGGCGTTTGGGGGGGCGCGTGTGGTTAGGTGGTTGGGTGGTTGGGTGGTTGTGGGGCGCCGGGGTATGCGGAGTGGGTCGATTCGTGAGGGCCCTTGGGGGTGCGCGGGTTGTGGCGCGTGTTGGGAGCGCTGGAACGATAGTACGTCGGTTATCGCCGCCGGGGAGGGGGACGTCAAAAAAAGTAACGTGTTTTCGGGGAGATGGCAGTACCTGAAGGGGGGTATGTATTGGCCTGAACAGGTGGGGCGCCTGCCGAGTGCATCCAGGACGACGCTGGCTGCGTCGCTGCGGACTCGCGGTGGCGCTGCCACAGCTTCGTCCTGGCTCCTTGCCAATCGCCGCCCTGGATGCACTCGGGTTGGGGGGGACGAGATCGAGTACGAGCACGCGAACCAGTACGAGTACGAGCACGAGCACGCGGACCAGTACGAGTACGAGCACGCGGACCAGTACGAGTACGAGTACCCGTACGAGCACCCGTCCTCGATCGGGTGGTAAGGCTCCCGGCCCCGGCGCCTGCTGTCGGCGGGCGCCCAAAACGTCGTCAGCGGAAGAAACGAGCGTGCTCGTGGACACCTAACATGTCGAAAGCGGATGAATGGAGCGTGCTCGTGGGCGCCTAAAACGTCGCCAGCGAAAGAATGGAGCGTGCTCGGGGGCATTGTTCATCGAGAGGGGGCACGAAGGTAGCGTGTATCTCAGCGTGTTCTGGCGGAATGGGGCGCCGGGAGAATCGCCATTGAGCGCTTCATCTGACCAAAATACGTGAACCCACCGTGTGCGTGGACGGAAGGGAACGCGCTTTGACCCCCTAACGTGGTATGCGTTGACGGCGTTCAGTCGGCCAACGCCGCGTCCACGAGCGCCAGGTAGCGTTGCAGGATGGCGGGGCGGTCGAACTCGGCGGCGACTGAGATGGATCAGCGCTCGGAGTGGGTGTCGGCCAGCCAGCTCTGAAACATCAGGGCGGGCCAGAGCCGGGCGGACTCGTCGCGGAGGCCGGCGCGGTGGTCACGCCAGCGTTGGGCGAGGGTTTGGGGGGCGAAGAAGCCCTGGCGTCGGAGGCGATCTTCGCTCAGAAGGTCGTCGGCCCAGGCGCGCAGGCCGGTGCGCAGCCATTCGTGCAGGGGGATGGCAAAGCCCTGTTTGGGGCGTTCGAAGAGCTCGCGAGGGACGTGTCGGGAGAGGACCTCGCGCAGCAGGGCTTTGCCGGGGCCTCCCCCTGAGCCGCTGCTGAGGTTCAGGGGGAGGGTGGCGGCGAACGCGATGACGCGGTGGTCGAGCAGGGGGATGCGCGTCTCCAGGCTGTGGGCCATCGCGGCGCGGTCGACTTTGGTGAGGATGTCGTCGGGGAGGTAGCAGAGGGTGTCGTCGAGCATGGCCCGGCGACGGGGCTTCATGCGGGCGTGCTCGGGCCAGGGGGCGCGGGGGTGGGGGTGGGCTCCCAGGGTGGGGTTGAGGGCGTCGGGCCACAGATCCATCAGACGGCGGTAGGCTTCAGCCTCGGTGCCGCTCTGCGCGATCCACTCGCCGAGTTTGACGATGCGTTCGCCGGGGCGACGGGCACCGAGTTTGGGGCTGACGCGGCGCAGGAGGATGTCGATCGGGGCGCCCGGGAGGCTCTGGAGCAGGCGGCCGGTGGCGTTGAAGAGGGGCGATGGGGTGGCGCGGCGCGTGTTGGCGAAGGTCTCGAAGAGGGCGTAGCGGTGGTAGCCGCCAAAAAGCTCGTCGCCGCCGTCGCCGGAGAGGCTGACGGTGACGTGGCGCCGTGCCAGCTCGGAGACGATGACGGTCGGGATCTGCGAGGAGTCGGCAAAGGGCTCGTCGTAGATGCGCGGCAGATCGGCGATGACGTCGAGGGCCTGGGCGTCGTCGAGGTAGAGCTCGGTATGCTGGCAGCCCAGATGTTCGGCGACCTTTTTTGCATACTCGGCCTCGTTATGGCTGCGTTGGGAGAAGCCGATGGAGAAGGTGCGCACAGGCTGGGTGCTGATCGTCTGCATCAGCGCCACGATGGTGGAGGAGTCGATGCCTCCCGAGAGAAAGGCGCCTACCGGGACGTCAGAGACCATGCAGGCGGCCACGGCGTCTTTGATGTGCGCCTCCAGCAGATCGGCGGCCTCGGAGGCGCTTCCCTGGAAGGGGGAGCGCTGCCCCTCTTCGAAGACGTCGATGGCGGACCAGTAGGGCTGCGGATCGCCTGCCTCCAGGGTGCGGCCGTCGACCTTTAGAAAGCAGCCCGGCGGCAGCTTGAAGGTGTTTTCGTAGATGGCGTGGGGGGCGGGCACGTTGCGGACGCGCATCAGAGAGGCCAGCGACTGGCGGTCGATGGTGGCCTTGAATTCCGGGGCGGCGCGTAGCGCCTTGAGTTCGGAGCCGAAGAGAAAGCTCTGGCCGTGGCGCCCATAGTAGAGGGGCTTCTGGCCGACGCGGTCGCGGGCCAGCCAGAGGGCGCGCTCCTGGCGGTCCCACAACGCAAAGGCGAACATGCCGTTGATGCGTTGCAGGGCATCTTTGACCCCGTAGCGGGCCAGGAGCGCGACGAGCACCTCGGTGTCGGAGTCGCTCTTGAAGTTGTCTCCCCGGGCTTCGAGCTCGGCGCGCAGCTCGGCAAAGTTGTAGATTTCGCCGTTGTAGGTGAGCACGTAGCGGCCGCAGGCGGAGTGCATGGGCTGGCGGCCGCCTTCGCTCAAATCGAGGATCGCCAGGCGGCGATGACCCAGAGCGAGGTTGGCGCGCTCTTCGCACCAGAGGTCGCCGCTGTCAGGTCCGCGGTGGCGCAGCGTGGCGCTCATCGCCTCGATGCGCGAGCGAAGATCTTCGGAGGGCAGCGGTTTTAAAGAGAGGTAGCCTGCAATGCCGCACATAAAGAACCAGAAGTTGGAGAGATGTCATCGCAAGAGCGGGGCTTAACGGGTCAGTGCATCGTTAAAGATCGAGAGGTAGCGCTCCAAGATCGCGGGGCGGTCGAACTCGGCGGCGCGACGGCGCAGGCGCTCGGGATCTCTGGGAGCGTCGAGCGTTCGCTCGATCGCGTGCGCCAGGGCGGTGGCGTCACCAACGGGGGTGAGTTCGCCGTGGAGGCCGCTGGCCAGGAGCTCGGCGGGGCCGTGGGGGCAGTCGGTGGAGAGCACCGGGGTGCCCACGGCCATGGCTTCGATAAGCACATTGCCTAAGCCTTCCCAGGCCGAGGAGAGCACAAAGGCGTCGGCTGCGGCCATGAAGGGGAAGGGGTTGGGGGTAAAGCCCATCAAGGCGACGCGATCTTGGAGGTCGAGTTCGTCGATGAGGGCTTCGAGGGCGGCCTGGTCAGGACCCTGGCCGAAGATCATAAGACGCGTGGGTCGGGTTTGATTGAGTTTGTGCAGGGCGCGGATCAGCGTGGGGTGGTCTTTTTGCTTTGCGAGCCGGCCGGCGGTCATCAAGAGCGGGATGGCGTCATCGAGCCAGGGGTGCTCGACGGGTTCTTCGGCCAGGGTCTGGATATGGTCGATCTCAACGGGGTTGTAGATCACCTCGACCATGGCGTCGGGGAGCTCGAGGAGGTGCACAAGATCGTCGGCGGAGCCGCGGCTGACGACGACGATCTTAAAGGCGCGGGGGTAGAGGCGGCGCATCAGGCCGAGATCGACGAGGTTGGTCAGGCGGCCGCGGGCGGTGCCGCTGGCGAGCGCCATCTCCTGGGTGGTGGTATTGTCGACGATGAGGATGCGGGCGGCGCGGGATCTGGCGAGCTCGGCAGCCGCGAGCATCAAAAGGTTGGAGCGGTAGGGCCGGCTGACGATGATGTCGGGTTTGAG
This genomic interval carries:
- a CDS encoding glycosyltransferase, which gives rise to MSQRPKTIAESRVLLYIPSLRGGGAERSMINLARGLVEAGAHVDLVVSIAESDYADELPPEVSLHILDVRRVLKVIPHLARQIRRLKPDIIVSRPYRSNLLMLAAAELARSRAARILIVDNTTTQEMALASGTARGRLTNLVDLGLMRRLYPRAFKIVVVSRGSADDLVHLLELPDAMVEVIYNPVEIDHIQTLAEEPVEHPWLDDAIPLLMTAGRLAKQKDHPTLIRALHKLNQTRPTRLMIFGQGPDQAALEALIDELDLQDRVALMGFTPNPFPFMAAADAFVLSSAWEGLGNVLIEAMAVGTPVLSTDCPHGPAELLASGLHGELTPVGDATALAHAIERTLDAPRDPERLRRRAAEFDRPAILERYLSIFNDALTR
- the asnB gene encoding asparagine synthase (glutamine-hydrolyzing), whose product is MCGIAGYLSLKPLPSEDLRSRIEAMSATLRHRGPDSGDLWCEERANLALGHRRLAILDLSEGGRQPMHSACGRYVLTYNGEIYNFAELRAELEARGDNFKSDSDTEVLVALLARYGVKDALQRINGMFAFALWDRQERALWLARDRVGQKPLYYGRHGQSFLFGSELKALRAAPEFKATIDRQSLASLMRVRNVPAPHAIYENTFKLPPGCFLKVDGRTLEAGDPQPYWSAIDVFEEGQRSPFQGSASEAADLLEAHIKDAVAACMVSDVPVGAFLSGGIDSSTIVALMQTISTQPVRTFSIGFSQRSHNEAEYAKKVAEHLGCQHTELYLDDAQALDVIADLPRIYDEPFADSSQIPTVIVSELARRHVTVSLSGDGGDELFGGYHRYALFETFANTRRATPSPLFNATGRLLQSLPGAPIDILLRRVSPKLGARRPGERIVKLGEWIAQSGTEAEAYRRLMDLWPDALNPTLGAHPHPRAPWPEHARMKPRRRAMLDDTLCYLPDDILTKVDRAAMAHSLETRIPLLDHRVIAFAATLPLNLSSGSGGGPGKALLREVLSRHVPRELFERPKQGFAIPLHEWLRTGLRAWADDLLSEDRLRRQGFFAPQTLAQRWRDHRAGLRDESARLWPALMFQSWLADTHSER
- a CDS encoding response regulator; this encodes MKKLIHYFIPARLLEDGVERRLAEAAISIILFMAFWGVLTAIFAYTVMDNLTMLALIVGGSSMTFSGAWVLKRTGRLALTGYFVLLPCMLLILAVATFTGGPMATALTWLIIVPLLSLVLQTKRHAYVWMGVVMLIWTAFISYESFGPGFGPSIAGGSPLGNRALELIGVGSMVFGIFMFKDRLQDWLVSALNRQQARTRAVVETAPDAILTLDARGRVLDANAAAARIFGTSEAALQGEPVAALIPSLDAKSLARHRADDDNVNHEHTALRRGQEFPLELALGSFEEEGALHHVLVLRDITDRKAAQQALQQARDEALDASRAKSAFLANMSHELRTPLNAVIGYSEMILEEIELTGDENPAVREVVEPFVPDLNHIRGAGKHLLAVINDILDLSKIEAGKMTTHIELFDLAALLRDVTATVLPLAQKNGNQVTLDMDEDAIRFVRTDPTKVRQIAFNLLSNACKFTHSGQVTVDVRPDEENQHIVMAVRDTGMGMSPEQLASIFEAFTQADASTTREFGGTGLGLTITRHFASLLGGTIEVESQVGQGTTFTVRLAMDLGSDDEAETPYSTLVDSSPVAQATFTGSGHTLSNLPAIGESGLVLVVDDDPTVRDLFRRILERDGYEVVTAASGTEALLLAEQLRPDAITLDVMMPQMDGWTALSRLKAHPELSQIPVIMITMVSEAARGYALGADHYLMKPVERDALLEILHAYRDADLPDEHPILIVEDDEPTRALMRRVLHNEGWQVIEATNGLEGLERLEDHSPRLILLDLMMPKMDGFEFLHKLRQDEAHRHIPVVVVTAKELTEEDRTRLRQGVNAIIEKGGNDRDRLLDELRQMVRRHTPRPVVDTL